In Liolophura sinensis isolate JHLJ2023 chromosome 2, CUHK_Ljap_v2, whole genome shotgun sequence, a genomic segment contains:
- the LOC135463206 gene encoding procathepsin L-like has protein sequence MLRLAICSLLAVGVFSLPSKINPLRDSEWGVFKKTYNKVYEPFEELTRRAIWENHLELIEEHNAEYKDGKHTYTLGVNKYADMTNQEFVKLMNGYRMEMKKPAEEIFMPPSHVTDLPTTVDWRNEGYVTGVKDQKQCGSCWAFSTTGSLEGQHFKRNGTLVSLSEQNLVDCSRKEGNMGCDGGLMDQAFEYIKKNKGIDTEISYPYKAKDGKCKFNRMNVGATDIGFVDIQRDSEKDLQMAVATVGPISVAIDASHTSFQLYKDGVYNEQECSSVALDHGVLAVGYGIHEDMDYWLVKNSWGTTWGMDGYIMMSRNKDNQCGIATQASYPRV, from the exons ATGCTGCGACTCGCCATTTGCAGTCTCCTCGCTGTGGGAGTTTTCTCCCTGCCTTCGAAAATCAACCCTCTCCGTGATTCGGAATGGGGCGTATTCAAAAAGACATACAACAAGGTGTACGAACCATTTGAAGAGCTGACCAG ACGTGCAATCTGGGAGAACCACCTGGAACTGATCGAAGAGCACAATGCTGAATACAAGGATGGAAAGCACACCTACACACTGGGCGTCAACAAATATGCTGACATG ACCAACCAAGAGTTCGTAAAGCTAATGAACGGTTACAGGATGGAAATGAAAAAGCCCGCCGAGGAGATCTTCATGCCACCCAGCCACGTGACCGATCTTCCCACCACCGTTGATTGGCGCAACGAAGGATACGTGACAGGCGTCAAAGATCAG AAACAATGCGGTTCCTGTTGGGCTTTCTCTACCACCGGATCTCTGGAAGGTCAGCATTTTAAGAGAAATGGCACCCTCGTCTCTTTGTCAGAACAAAACCTGGTGGACTGCTCCAGAAAGGAAG GTAACATGGGTTGTGACGGAGGTTTGATGGACCAAGCCTTTGAGTACATCAAGAAGAACAAAGGAATTGACACCGAGATATCTTACCCATACAAGGCTAAG GATGGCAAATGCAAGTTCAACAGAATGAACGTTGGGGCCACCGACATCGGCTTCGTTGATATCCAGAGAGACAGCGAGAAAGATTTGCAGATGGCTGTTGCTACTGTGGGTCCAATCTCCGTGGCCATTGACGCCAGCCACACCTCGTTCCAGCTGTACAAGGACGGCGTGTACAATGAGCAGGAATGCAGCTCTGTTGCGCTGGACCACGGTGTCTTGGCTGTTGGGTATGGGATTCACGAGGACATGGATTACTGGCTTGTCAAGAACAG CTGGGGTACAACATGGGGAATGGATGGATACATCATGATGTCACGTAACAAGGACAACCAATGCGGTATTGCCACCCAGGCCAGCTACCCAAGAGTTTAG